In a genomic window of Tachysurus vachellii isolate PV-2020 chromosome 13, HZAU_Pvac_v1, whole genome shotgun sequence:
- the pcgf1 gene encoding polycomb group RING finger protein 1 isoform X1 — MAEQGPMAIAMRLRNQLQNVYKLDPLRNEEEVKIKIKDLNEHIVCYLCAGYFIDATTITECLHTFCKSCIVKYLQTSKYCPMCNIKIHETQPLLNLKLDRVMQDIVYKLVPGLQESEDKRIREFYQSRGLERIIQPLGDDSLPDNTGLPYTSFDHSKAHFYRYDEQVSLCLERQSSPNNSKKKDTLKKRKSSSLSGKDKNKLTLQQKFVRCSVRAEVRHLRKVLCHRLNVERHQVQMLFNNECLPDHMTMKRLWLSHWFGKAQPLVLHYAIKDKRAR, encoded by the exons ATGGCGGAGCAAGGTCCAATGGCGATAGCTATGCGGCTAAGAAATCAACTACAGAACGTTTATAAACTCGATCCTTTAAGAAACGAG GAAGAAGTGAAGATAAAAATCAAGGACCTGAATGAACACattgtgtgttacctgtgtgcaGGATATTTCATCGATGCCACAACTATTACTGAGTGTCTTCACACAT TTTGCAAGAGTTGTATTGTAAAATACCTCCAGACCAGCAAATATTGTCCAATGTGTAACATCAAAATTCATGAAACACAGCCTTTGCTAAATCTTAAATTGGACAGAGTAATGCAAGACATAGTATACAAACTTGTTCCAGGTCTGCAGGAGA gtgAAGACAAGAGAATCAGGGAATTTTATCAATCAAGAGGTCTTGAGCGCATCATACAGCCATTAGGGGACG ACTCGTTGCCAGATAATACAGGATTACCGTACACCAGCTTCGATCACTCTAAAGCCCATTTTTACAGATATGATGAACAAGTCTCACTATGTCTGGAGAGACAAAG TTCCCCTAACAactcaaaaaagaaagacaccctcaaaaaaagaaaaag CTCATCATTATCtggaaaagacaaaaataagttAACTTTACAG CAGAAGTTTGTTCGCTGCTCAGTCCGAGCCGAGGTCAGACACCTGAGGAAAGTTTTGTGCCATCGACTCAACGTAGAGAGACATCAG GTCCAGATgctttttaataatgaatgtcTACCAGATCACATGACCATGAAGCGTCTCTGGCTGTCTCATTGGTTTGGAAAG GCTCAACCCCTGGTTCTGCACTATGCCATCAAGGACAAGAGAGCAAGATAG
- the pcgf1 gene encoding polycomb group RING finger protein 1 isoform X5, whose translation MAEQGPMAIAMRLRNQLQNVYKLDPLRNEEEVKIKIKDLNEHIVCYLCAGYFIDATTITECLHTFCKSCIVKYLQTSKYCPMCNIKIHETQPLLNLKLDRVMQDIVYKLVPGLQESEDKRIREFYQSRGLERIIQPLGDDSLPDNTGLPYTSFDHSKAHFYRYDEQVSLCLERQSSSLSGKDKNKLTLQKFVRCSVRAEVRHLRKVLCHRLNVERHQVQMLFNNECLPDHMTMKRLWLSHWFGKAQPLVLHYAIKDKRAR comes from the exons ATGGCGGAGCAAGGTCCAATGGCGATAGCTATGCGGCTAAGAAATCAACTACAGAACGTTTATAAACTCGATCCTTTAAGAAACGAG GAAGAAGTGAAGATAAAAATCAAGGACCTGAATGAACACattgtgtgttacctgtgtgcaGGATATTTCATCGATGCCACAACTATTACTGAGTGTCTTCACACAT TTTGCAAGAGTTGTATTGTAAAATACCTCCAGACCAGCAAATATTGTCCAATGTGTAACATCAAAATTCATGAAACACAGCCTTTGCTAAATCTTAAATTGGACAGAGTAATGCAAGACATAGTATACAAACTTGTTCCAGGTCTGCAGGAGA gtgAAGACAAGAGAATCAGGGAATTTTATCAATCAAGAGGTCTTGAGCGCATCATACAGCCATTAGGGGACG ACTCGTTGCCAGATAATACAGGATTACCGTACACCAGCTTCGATCACTCTAAAGCCCATTTTTACAGATATGATGAACAAGTCTCACTATGTCTGGAGAGACAAAG CTCATCATTATCtggaaaagacaaaaataagttAACTTTACAG AAGTTTGTTCGCTGCTCAGTCCGAGCCGAGGTCAGACACCTGAGGAAAGTTTTGTGCCATCGACTCAACGTAGAGAGACATCAG GTCCAGATgctttttaataatgaatgtcTACCAGATCACATGACCATGAAGCGTCTCTGGCTGTCTCATTGGTTTGGAAAG GCTCAACCCCTGGTTCTGCACTATGCCATCAAGGACAAGAGAGCAAGATAG
- the pcgf1 gene encoding polycomb group RING finger protein 1 isoform X3, producing the protein MAEQGPMAIAMRLRNQLQNVYKLDPLRNEEEVKIKIKDLNEHIVCYLCAGYFIDATTITECLHTFCKSCIVKYLQTSKYCPMCNIKIHETQPLLNLKLDRVMQDIVYKLVPGLQESEDKRIREFYQSRGLERIIQPLGDDSLPDNTGLPYTSFDHSKAHFYRYDEQVSLCLERQSSSLSGKDKNKLTLQQKFVRCSVRAEVRHLRKVLCHRLNVERHQVQMLFNNECLPDHMTMKRLWLSHWFGKAQPLVLHYAIKDKRAR; encoded by the exons ATGGCGGAGCAAGGTCCAATGGCGATAGCTATGCGGCTAAGAAATCAACTACAGAACGTTTATAAACTCGATCCTTTAAGAAACGAG GAAGAAGTGAAGATAAAAATCAAGGACCTGAATGAACACattgtgtgttacctgtgtgcaGGATATTTCATCGATGCCACAACTATTACTGAGTGTCTTCACACAT TTTGCAAGAGTTGTATTGTAAAATACCTCCAGACCAGCAAATATTGTCCAATGTGTAACATCAAAATTCATGAAACACAGCCTTTGCTAAATCTTAAATTGGACAGAGTAATGCAAGACATAGTATACAAACTTGTTCCAGGTCTGCAGGAGA gtgAAGACAAGAGAATCAGGGAATTTTATCAATCAAGAGGTCTTGAGCGCATCATACAGCCATTAGGGGACG ACTCGTTGCCAGATAATACAGGATTACCGTACACCAGCTTCGATCACTCTAAAGCCCATTTTTACAGATATGATGAACAAGTCTCACTATGTCTGGAGAGACAAAG CTCATCATTATCtggaaaagacaaaaataagttAACTTTACAG CAGAAGTTTGTTCGCTGCTCAGTCCGAGCCGAGGTCAGACACCTGAGGAAAGTTTTGTGCCATCGACTCAACGTAGAGAGACATCAG GTCCAGATgctttttaataatgaatgtcTACCAGATCACATGACCATGAAGCGTCTCTGGCTGTCTCATTGGTTTGGAAAG GCTCAACCCCTGGTTCTGCACTATGCCATCAAGGACAAGAGAGCAAGATAG
- the pcgf1 gene encoding polycomb group RING finger protein 1 isoform X2: MAEQGPMAIAMRLRNQLQNVYKLDPLRNEEEVKIKIKDLNEHIVCYLCAGYFIDATTITECLHTFCKSCIVKYLQTSKYCPMCNIKIHETQPLLNLKLDRVMQDIVYKLVPGLQESEDKRIREFYQSRGLERIIQPLGDDSLPDNTGLPYTSFDHSKAHFYRYDEQVSLCLERQSSPNNSKKKDTLKKRKSSSLSGKDKNKLTLQKFVRCSVRAEVRHLRKVLCHRLNVERHQVQMLFNNECLPDHMTMKRLWLSHWFGKAQPLVLHYAIKDKRAR, encoded by the exons ATGGCGGAGCAAGGTCCAATGGCGATAGCTATGCGGCTAAGAAATCAACTACAGAACGTTTATAAACTCGATCCTTTAAGAAACGAG GAAGAAGTGAAGATAAAAATCAAGGACCTGAATGAACACattgtgtgttacctgtgtgcaGGATATTTCATCGATGCCACAACTATTACTGAGTGTCTTCACACAT TTTGCAAGAGTTGTATTGTAAAATACCTCCAGACCAGCAAATATTGTCCAATGTGTAACATCAAAATTCATGAAACACAGCCTTTGCTAAATCTTAAATTGGACAGAGTAATGCAAGACATAGTATACAAACTTGTTCCAGGTCTGCAGGAGA gtgAAGACAAGAGAATCAGGGAATTTTATCAATCAAGAGGTCTTGAGCGCATCATACAGCCATTAGGGGACG ACTCGTTGCCAGATAATACAGGATTACCGTACACCAGCTTCGATCACTCTAAAGCCCATTTTTACAGATATGATGAACAAGTCTCACTATGTCTGGAGAGACAAAG TTCCCCTAACAactcaaaaaagaaagacaccctcaaaaaaagaaaaag CTCATCATTATCtggaaaagacaaaaataagttAACTTTACAG AAGTTTGTTCGCTGCTCAGTCCGAGCCGAGGTCAGACACCTGAGGAAAGTTTTGTGCCATCGACTCAACGTAGAGAGACATCAG GTCCAGATgctttttaataatgaatgtcTACCAGATCACATGACCATGAAGCGTCTCTGGCTGTCTCATTGGTTTGGAAAG GCTCAACCCCTGGTTCTGCACTATGCCATCAAGGACAAGAGAGCAAGATAG
- the pcgf1 gene encoding polycomb group RING finger protein 1 isoform X4, translating into MQRLCAGEEVKIKIKDLNEHIVCYLCAGYFIDATTITECLHTFCKSCIVKYLQTSKYCPMCNIKIHETQPLLNLKLDRVMQDIVYKLVPGLQESEDKRIREFYQSRGLERIIQPLGDDSLPDNTGLPYTSFDHSKAHFYRYDEQVSLCLERQSSPNNSKKKDTLKKRKSSSLSGKDKNKLTLQQKFVRCSVRAEVRHLRKVLCHRLNVERHQVQMLFNNECLPDHMTMKRLWLSHWFGKAQPLVLHYAIKDKRAR; encoded by the exons ATGCAGCGGCTTTGCGCAGGC GAAGAAGTGAAGATAAAAATCAAGGACCTGAATGAACACattgtgtgttacctgtgtgcaGGATATTTCATCGATGCCACAACTATTACTGAGTGTCTTCACACAT TTTGCAAGAGTTGTATTGTAAAATACCTCCAGACCAGCAAATATTGTCCAATGTGTAACATCAAAATTCATGAAACACAGCCTTTGCTAAATCTTAAATTGGACAGAGTAATGCAAGACATAGTATACAAACTTGTTCCAGGTCTGCAGGAGA gtgAAGACAAGAGAATCAGGGAATTTTATCAATCAAGAGGTCTTGAGCGCATCATACAGCCATTAGGGGACG ACTCGTTGCCAGATAATACAGGATTACCGTACACCAGCTTCGATCACTCTAAAGCCCATTTTTACAGATATGATGAACAAGTCTCACTATGTCTGGAGAGACAAAG TTCCCCTAACAactcaaaaaagaaagacaccctcaaaaaaagaaaaag CTCATCATTATCtggaaaagacaaaaataagttAACTTTACAG CAGAAGTTTGTTCGCTGCTCAGTCCGAGCCGAGGTCAGACACCTGAGGAAAGTTTTGTGCCATCGACTCAACGTAGAGAGACATCAG GTCCAGATgctttttaataatgaatgtcTACCAGATCACATGACCATGAAGCGTCTCTGGCTGTCTCATTGGTTTGGAAAG GCTCAACCCCTGGTTCTGCACTATGCCATCAAGGACAAGAGAGCAAGATAG